TATCATCACTTATCAATAAATACCAGGATGGAACTGCTTCCGTGGATGAGCTGTATGCGTTATTGAACCTGCTAGATGAGCAGGAACAGGAGCTTTACAAAGAATGGGAGTCCGCTATCAGGAATAACATTGCCTCCCTGTCAGCGCCGGTTACCGGGTTTGACCAGGAGAAGAATAAGGCGGCCATTCTGAGTAAGCTGCGAACAATGCCTGAACAGCGTCCGGATGTTAAGATAAGACGGCTGTTCAGCAGGAATAGTGCGATAGCAGCCGCTTGTACGGGCCTGGTGGTCTTACTCTCCGTTCTCTATTGGCATAACCAGCCGGGCGGTAAAAAGGAAGCGGCGATTATGGCTGCTGCCAATGCAACAACGGTGATTCATGCACCCACAGCGCAAAAAACGATTTGGCTTGAAGATAGCAGTGAGGTGTTTTTGTACGCGGGAAGTACATTGGGATATGACAGCAGTTATAATATGCTATCACGAAAGCTGGTGTTAAACGGAAGTGCCAGGTTTACGGTGAAGAAAGATAAAAACAGGCCTTTTGTCGTATACACAAAGAACAATATGACCACCGCTTTAGGTACGGTATTCGAAGTAACAGCCACAGGGGATAGTACGATTGTGTACCTGCTGGAAGGCGCGGTGAAAGTACAGGCGCTGAATGGGGGAAACAAAGAGCAGGTAATCCTCGCCCCGCAGCAACGGGCTTTGACCTATAACAGGCAAACAACGGTGATGCGTGATGGTGGCGAGAAATTGCTGGCATCGTCATCCAAAAGAAGCAAGGCGGCGGGGAAAACGGGCAACCTGACTTTTAAACAGGTAACGCTGGTAAAGGTATTAACGACACTGGAACATAAATATAAAGTCAACATCGAGTTCGATAAAGCGGAGCTGGCCGGCATGTTATTTACCGGCACTTTCCAGGAGCACGAGGAATTGCAAAGTATCCTGGAAATCATCGCGAAGATCAATAATCTGACGATCACCACAAATAATCAGGGTTTCAGCATAACTAAATAATCATTGAATCAACACGATGTACATTACACACCCGGGCGTGTACAGGGATCGTGTTGCCTAAAAAAAATAAAAATGAAATATTGTAAACAGCTAAAAGCGGCTTGTATGCTGCTGATCGTAATACTCTGTTGTCACGCACAGGGGAAGGCCCAGTCCGGGGGAATTAAGGGCATCGTGATGGATGCTGATAATGAACCGGTGTTTGGTGTAAGTATTGAATGTAAGCCACAAGCAAAGAATGAAAAAAGCATCTCTACTTTCAGCAACGAAAAAGGCGAATTTTCTTTTACCGGTTTAAAAGACGGTAGTAAATACGACCTGTTTTTCTCGCACTTGAATTATACCAGGCACAGTATTGCTGACCTGCTCATCAAAGAGGGCGATAACAATTCTTTGCTGGTGAAGCTGAAAGCGGTAGACAATAGCCTGAATGAAGTCATTGTTACTTCCCTGGGTATCACCAAAGAAAAAAAGCGCCTGGGTTACGCAGTGCAGGAAGTGAAAGGGGCTGATCTCAATACGGCTAAAGGCGGTAACATGTTAAGCGGTCTGCAAGGTAAAGTAGCCGGTTTAAATATGACGCAGGTGTCGGGCGGATTGGCAGGCTCTAACAGGATTGTGCTGCGTGGAGAATCGTCACTCAATCTCAATAAGAATATCGCCATGGTGGTGGTAGATGGTGTGCCCATTAACAACAACCTGGGCACCGGGGCTTCCAGCGACTTATCTATTGATTACGGCAGCGGTGGTGCTGAAATTAACCCGGATGATATAGCCTCCATCAGTATCATGAAAGGCCCGAATGCAGCAGCGTTGTATGGCAGCCGGGCGGCCAATGGTGTCATCATTATCAAAACAAAAAGGGCCGCTGAGGGAAAAAGACTGGGCGTGTCCGTGACCAGTAACACCAGCTTTGACAGGGTGTTGCAAACGCCGGAGTTTCAGAATGAATATGGTGGCGGTACAGGTGTGGGTTTAAACTATTATTCCTATGGCGACGGTCCCGATGGTCCTAATACTTCTAACTCAGGACACAACTGGGGCGCTAAATTCAACGGACAGAATTTTATCCAGTATGGTTCCCCCATCGGGCCCGATGGCAAAAGAATCGCCAGTCCCTGGAGGGCACATCCTGACAATGTGAAAGATTTTTATGTGACGGGCATCACTTACATGAACGGACTCTCCGTACAAAAGTCAGCAGATGTAGCGAATTTCCGTGCCTCATATAACCATTACAGGCAAACGGGTATCATGCCCAATACGGAACTGAACCGCCACCAGTTTAATACGAACAGTACCATTAAGCTGTCTTCCAAATTGAGCTTCAATGCGAACGTAAATTATATCAACAGCTTCAGCGACAACCTGCCTGTGATGGGATATGGCGGGGCTTCTCCGACCTATAATTTTATCTGGACAGAAAGAAATGCTTCCATGGACTGGTTCCGGAATTACTGGCAAAAGGGCCAGGAAGGAATTAAGCAGGATTATTATTTTACCTGGGGCGACAACCCTTATATGACGATGTATGAGCAGTTAAATGGCATGGACCGTAACAGGTTGTTTGGTAATGTACACTTTAACTACTCGATCCTGCCTGATTTAACGTTGATGGTGCGTACCGGCCTGGATTATTCCGGTGAAAGACGATCGTCTCAAAGACCCAAAAGTTCTGTGGTAGCTATCAATGGTTTGTACAGGCGGCAGGACCTGGATTACCTGGAAAGGAACTCCGATTTCTTACTGTCATATACGGCGCCTAAAATGGGTAAGTTTAACCTCTCTGCATCGGCCGGTGGTAACAACCTGCAGATCAATACCAGCAGCAATACGGTTACGGCCAATGGTCTCGTCATTCCCGGCGTCTATAACCTGGGCAATGCTTCCGGAAGGCCGATCGTAGAGGAATTCAACTCACAGAAAATAGTCAACAGTTTATACGGGGTTGCAGACCTGGACTACGATAACACGTTCTTCCTGCAGCTGACGGCCAGGAATGACTGGTCATCTACCCTGCCAAGAAACAATAATTCGTACTTCTATTCTTCTGCATCGCTGAGTGCTTTGATGACAGAAGCCTTGAACATCAAATCCGACGTACTGAATTACTGGAAATTGCGGGCATCTTATGCGCAGGTAGGTAATGATACCGATCCTTATCAAACGAGCGCTTACTACGAATACAACACACTTCCCGGCACCGTAGGCCTCCCTGCTGCCATCCCTAATACCAACCTGAAACCGGAAATCACGGGATCGTTTGAAATAGGCACGGAATTGAAACTGCTGAACAACCGCGTTAGCCTGGACGCAAGCTGGTATTCCGCTACCAGTAAGAACCAGATATTAAGAAGCCCCCTGTCGCAGGCCACCTATTACGGATCGAAAGTGATGAACGCCGGGGAAATCAGCAACAAAGGCTGGGAAATGGTACTGGGCGTAACACCCGTTAAGAAAAAACTGGTATGGGATATCTTCTTCACGGCTTCGGCTAACAGGAGCAAAGTGGTGGAGCTGGCAGACGGCGTAGAAAGCTACGTAATGGCATCTGCACAAGGTGCTACCATTGAAGCCCGCGTGGGCGGCAGAATGGGAGATATTTACGGAGTAGGTTTATTAAGGAACGAAGCAGGAAAAGTAATCTACAAAGGAGGCGTACCCGTGTTTACCAGTAACACCCTCCGGTTAGGCAACTATAACCCGGACTGGCTGGGCGGTATAAGAAACAGCCTGCGTTACAAAGACTGGTCCATGAGCGTGTTGCTGGATGGTAAGTTTGGCGGTAAAATTTATTCCTTCACCCATGTTACCGGCACAGAAGCAGGCAGCCTGGCCAATACACTACCTGGCAGAGAAGGTGGCATAATCGGAGACGGGGTAGTGCTGAACGGCGATGGTTCTTATTCACCGAATACAGAGCGCGTGGCTGCCTACACCTACTATCGTGGTTACTACAAAAGACCCAATGTGGAGTCCAGCACTTTTGATGCGAGCTTCGTGAAATTGAGGGAGGTGATATTAGGTTACCGTTTACCGGCCAGGTTCCTGAAAGATAAATTAGTGCAGTCGTTAGATTGCAGCCTGACAGGAAGAAATCTGTTACTCTTCACAAAAGTACCCGGTGTAGATCCCGAAACTTCATTTGTATCCGGCGGTACGGTAGTGCCGGGTATCGAAAATGCACAAATACCTTCCACCAGGAGCCTCGGTATTGATATTAAAATTACTTTCTAAACATAGCTGACATGCGAATTTTAAAAATAGGGCTGTTCATGCTGGCAGCAGGTTTTTCTGCCTGCACCAAAATGGATAATACCAATCCTAACGTTCCATCTACGGTAAACCCGGGCGTTATCCTGCCGCAGGTAATTTACAATACTTCCAATACACTGGTGGGCAATGCTTTTGAATTGAATAATGAATTGATTCAGTATACCTGCATGAACAATACCTTCACGGAAGTGCAACGGTTTAAACTACTGCCCTCCAACTCCAACGGGTTATGGGCCATGTACAGCCGGATGCGTGATTTGAATGATATTATCGCCATGGGAGATAAAACAACGGACATGGCGAACTATAAAGCCATCGCGATCATCGTTCAGACTTACATTTATGCTGTACTCACGGATACCTATGGTGATATACCTTTTTCAGAAGCGGGCCTGGGTACCACGGGGAACATATACATGCCTAAATATGATAAGCAGGAAGACATCTATGTTAAAATGCTCGAAAACCTGCGCACGGCGGCGGACATGTTAAAGGGTGCCAGCCCGCTTTTATATGGCGGCGATCCCGTTTACAATGGCAACCTGGTGCGCTGGCAAAAATTCGCCAACAGTCTGCGTCTGCGTTTACTGATGCGGTCCTCCGGTAAACTGTCCACTGCTGTATCGGACATAAAAACCCTGTTATCCGATCCCCAGCAGTACCCGGTAATGGAAAGCAACGACGATAACTTCGTATACCGCTACAGCGGAAGCCTGCCGGATGCCAGTCCTTTATCATTGAATTATGTGCGCGATTTTGACTTTAAATACAAATCGGTGAGCGCTTTTATTGTGGACTCTTTAAAAAAGCTGAACGACAGCCGCCTGTTCCAGTACGCAAGGCCTACCAATGCATCTGCCGGTACCGCCAATCCACAGTATGTAGGCTTACCCAATGCCTTACCCGTAACCGAGTCTGCCAACTACAACGGAGGATACAACTTTCAGTCCTACCTGGGCACACGTTTTCAATCCAACACAGAGCCAGCCATCTGGATGGGCTTTTCCGAACTGTTGTTCTTAAAAGCGGAGGCGGCACAAAAAGGATATTTCAATGGTCAGCCGAAAGAGCTGTATGAAGCAGCCATCAGAGCATCTTTCGCCTATTGGGGCGCACCCTTTACGGAAAGCTACCTGTCGCAGCCAGGCGTTTTTTATGACGGCAGCCTGAGCAAAATATACCTGCAAAAATTCTATGCTTTGTTTTTCAGCGGCATGGAAGCATGGAACGAATACCGCCGCACCGGCTACCCCGTGCTGGTACCGGGACCCACCAATATAAACGACGGCAAAGTACCGAACCGCATTCCTTATCCATTAAGTGAACAGTCGTTGAACAGGACCAACTACAACGATGCCGCTAAAAGAATGGGGAATGATAATATGAACCACAAGATGTGGTGGCAGCCTTAATTTTTAACAGCCACTCCCGTGAAATAGTGTGCATCATTGTTTCACGGGAGCTTTTTAAAAGAATATATGATGAGAAGATGTTGGTTATTGATACTGTTGTCCTTCACGGCGTTTAGCACCGTAACGGCACAATCAGGTGAAGATTCATTGCGGACCTATTTCAGTAAATGGTCAGTTACCCAGCTGGCGGAAGGGGGTAGGATAGATGCGATCCGTCAACTCGATAAAGAAGCAGTGTTATGTGCCGCCCGGGGACCGAATAAAGGAAAACTATTCATCAGCGAAGACAAGGGCCTGAGCTGGCGTTTCCTGGCCCAACCGGTAACAGCAGACATCACCTGTATTGCAGAAACCGGCCGGCGTAATGAATTTTACATCCTGACCGGCACTGCCGAAGTATGGGGCACCACCGATGGCGGCAAAACATGGACACACCTGAAGACCTTATTGCCCCACAATCGTAACCGTCAACAATATGCAGCATCCTACGCGATCATGTACACCCACCAGGGCACGCTGCTGGTAACGGATACAGATTCGGAAGGCGGCCACATTTATCGCTCCGCCGATAAAGGGAAAACCTGGCAAGACATAGGGGCCATTTCTCATAACTCATTGTACCGTTTGGAGAGGACCGGTAACGGTATTGTGGTGAACGGCTGGCAAGGTGCCGTTTACAAAAGCATTGATGATGGCATTACCTGGAATAAAATGCAGCAACTAACCGATACCGCCCTGTTCGCCACAGAGTACATGGGCATGAGCGTCGTGTTACAGGCCGACCAGTCCGGCAAGATCTTTCGTAGCCGTAACCTGGGCTATGAATGGGATTCCGTGGCTCATTTAACAGGTTCCGCAGATGACTTCGTGAACATCGGCTACGGAGCCGCCTATTACAGTACCTACACCGAAAAAAAGGAAGTCTACCTCACCACCGACTATGGCAAAACCTGGCG
This genomic interval from Chitinophaga horti contains the following:
- a CDS encoding FecR family protein, which gives rise to MRNLSSLINKYQDGTASVDELYALLNLLDEQEQELYKEWESAIRNNIASLSAPVTGFDQEKNKAAILSKLRTMPEQRPDVKIRRLFSRNSAIAAACTGLVVLLSVLYWHNQPGGKKEAAIMAAANATTVIHAPTAQKTIWLEDSSEVFLYAGSTLGYDSSYNMLSRKLVLNGSARFTVKKDKNRPFVVYTKNNMTTALGTVFEVTATGDSTIVYLLEGAVKVQALNGGNKEQVILAPQQRALTYNRQTTVMRDGGEKLLASSSKRSKAAGKTGNLTFKQVTLVKVLTTLEHKYKVNIEFDKAELAGMLFTGTFQEHEELQSILEIIAKINNLTITTNNQGFSITK
- a CDS encoding SusC/RagA family TonB-linked outer membrane protein — its product is MKYCKQLKAACMLLIVILCCHAQGKAQSGGIKGIVMDADNEPVFGVSIECKPQAKNEKSISTFSNEKGEFSFTGLKDGSKYDLFFSHLNYTRHSIADLLIKEGDNNSLLVKLKAVDNSLNEVIVTSLGITKEKKRLGYAVQEVKGADLNTAKGGNMLSGLQGKVAGLNMTQVSGGLAGSNRIVLRGESSLNLNKNIAMVVVDGVPINNNLGTGASSDLSIDYGSGGAEINPDDIASISIMKGPNAAALYGSRAANGVIIIKTKRAAEGKRLGVSVTSNTSFDRVLQTPEFQNEYGGGTGVGLNYYSYGDGPDGPNTSNSGHNWGAKFNGQNFIQYGSPIGPDGKRIASPWRAHPDNVKDFYVTGITYMNGLSVQKSADVANFRASYNHYRQTGIMPNTELNRHQFNTNSTIKLSSKLSFNANVNYINSFSDNLPVMGYGGASPTYNFIWTERNASMDWFRNYWQKGQEGIKQDYYFTWGDNPYMTMYEQLNGMDRNRLFGNVHFNYSILPDLTLMVRTGLDYSGERRSSQRPKSSVVAINGLYRRQDLDYLERNSDFLLSYTAPKMGKFNLSASAGGNNLQINTSSNTVTANGLVIPGVYNLGNASGRPIVEEFNSQKIVNSLYGVADLDYDNTFFLQLTARNDWSSTLPRNNNSYFYSSASLSALMTEALNIKSDVLNYWKLRASYAQVGNDTDPYQTSAYYEYNTLPGTVGLPAAIPNTNLKPEITGSFEIGTELKLLNNRVSLDASWYSATSKNQILRSPLSQATYYGSKVMNAGEISNKGWEMVLGVTPVKKKLVWDIFFTASANRSKVVELADGVESYVMASAQGATIEARVGGRMGDIYGVGLLRNEAGKVIYKGGVPVFTSNTLRLGNYNPDWLGGIRNSLRYKDWSMSVLLDGKFGGKIYSFTHVTGTEAGSLANTLPGREGGIIGDGVVLNGDGSYSPNTERVAAYTYYRGYYKRPNVESSTFDASFVKLREVILGYRLPARFLKDKLVQSLDCSLTGRNLLLFTKVPGVDPETSFVSGGTVVPGIENAQIPSTRSLGIDIKITF
- a CDS encoding SusD/RagB family nutrient-binding outer membrane lipoprotein; translation: MRILKIGLFMLAAGFSACTKMDNTNPNVPSTVNPGVILPQVIYNTSNTLVGNAFELNNELIQYTCMNNTFTEVQRFKLLPSNSNGLWAMYSRMRDLNDIIAMGDKTTDMANYKAIAIIVQTYIYAVLTDTYGDIPFSEAGLGTTGNIYMPKYDKQEDIYVKMLENLRTAADMLKGASPLLYGGDPVYNGNLVRWQKFANSLRLRLLMRSSGKLSTAVSDIKTLLSDPQQYPVMESNDDNFVYRYSGSLPDASPLSLNYVRDFDFKYKSVSAFIVDSLKKLNDSRLFQYARPTNASAGTANPQYVGLPNALPVTESANYNGGYNFQSYLGTRFQSNTEPAIWMGFSELLFLKAEAAQKGYFNGQPKELYEAAIRASFAYWGAPFTESYLSQPGVFYDGSLSKIYLQKFYALFFSGMEAWNEYRRTGYPVLVPGPTNINDGKVPNRIPYPLSEQSLNRTNYNDAAKRMGNDNMNHKMWWQP